One Phycisphaerae bacterium RAS2 DNA window includes the following coding sequences:
- a CDS encoding Protein arginine kinase, with the protein MLDEMVRHAGEWLRGSGPMNEIVISSRVRLARNVAGYPFLSRTSENQRSELMEMLRPHVVSAAGGAAGAFLDMNAISDLDQQVLVERHLVSRNLAEGKGSRGVAISKTENVSVMVNEEDHLRIQVLRSGLQLDEIWRDINALDDKLESKIEYAFHPRYGYLTACPTNVGTGIRVSVMLHLPGLKLTGEIERVFRAARDMRLAVRGLFGEGTEAAGDFFQVSNQVTLGRTEEDTINDFRLSVIPKIIEYEQKARRTLVSERTISLDDRVWRSLGTLRHARTISSEEVMLHLSHLRLGVHLGRLKDVTIQTINDLFLMSQPAHLQKVQGARLTGEQRSIARAELIRRRLTPGMN; encoded by the coding sequence ATGCTCGATGAAATGGTACGACACGCCGGCGAATGGCTGCGCGGCTCCGGCCCGATGAACGAAATCGTCATCAGCTCGCGCGTGCGCCTGGCGCGCAACGTCGCGGGCTATCCCTTCTTGAGCCGCACCAGCGAAAACCAGCGCAGCGAGCTGATGGAAATGCTCCGCCCGCATGTCGTGTCGGCCGCGGGGGGGGCTGCCGGTGCGTTCCTCGACATGAACGCGATCAGCGATCTCGATCAGCAGGTGCTCGTAGAGCGGCATCTCGTCAGCCGCAATCTGGCGGAGGGCAAGGGCAGCCGCGGCGTCGCCATCAGCAAGACCGAGAACGTGTCGGTCATGGTGAACGAGGAGGACCATCTTCGGATTCAAGTCCTCCGCAGCGGGCTGCAACTCGACGAGATCTGGCGCGACATCAACGCCCTCGATGACAAGCTTGAGAGCAAGATCGAATACGCCTTCCACCCGCGCTACGGTTATCTGACGGCCTGCCCGACAAACGTCGGCACGGGCATCCGCGTCTCGGTCATGCTGCACCTGCCGGGTCTGAAGCTGACCGGCGAGATCGAGCGCGTCTTTCGTGCGGCGCGCGACATGCGCCTCGCGGTCCGGGGGCTTTTCGGCGAAGGGACCGAGGCCGCTGGCGACTTCTTCCAGGTGTCCAACCAGGTCACGCTCGGCCGCACCGAGGAAGACACGATCAACGATTTTCGCCTGTCGGTCATTCCGAAGATCATCGAGTACGAACAGAAAGCGCGGCGCACGCTGGTGTCGGAGCGGACGATCTCGTTGGATGATCGCGTCTGGCGGTCGCTGGGAACGCTGCGACACGCGCGGACCATCAGCAGCGAGGAAGTCATGCTGCACCTGTCGCACCTGCGGCTGGGCGTGCATCTCGGCCGGCTCAAAGACGTGACCATACAGACGATTAACGACTTGTTCCTGATGTCGCAACCCGCGCACCTTCAAAAAGTGCAGGGCGCACGGCTGACGGGCGAACAGCGCAGCATCGCCCGGGCCGAGCTGATCCGGCGACGGCTGACGCCCGGCATGAATTGA
- the pomA gene encoding Chemotaxis protein PomA, whose protein sequence is MDFATLIGFIAGVAIFLWAMISGSGGDVGGFWDTPSFVMVIGGGIATTLLSVKMNRFLGLMGICKNALFNKNRPADEMIKQFVKLADISRREGVLALQNQVAGIESKFVANALQLVIDGTDPEIVKQTMEYEIMAIDARHAEGKQVLDLLGKYAPAYGMIGTLIGLVIMLQNMDDPKKIGPGMAVALLTTMYGAVMANMVCLPLADKLNNTHSSEMLNLTIAQAGIAGLQAGENPRMLESKLMVFLSPGARAAGVKAA, encoded by the coding sequence ATGGATTTCGCAACACTCATCGGATTCATCGCCGGCGTCGCGATCTTTCTCTGGGCAATGATTTCAGGCTCGGGCGGCGATGTCGGCGGCTTCTGGGATACGCCGTCGTTCGTGATGGTCATCGGCGGCGGCATCGCCACGACGCTGCTCTCGGTGAAGATGAATCGCTTCCTGGGATTGATGGGCATCTGCAAAAATGCGCTCTTCAACAAGAATCGCCCGGCCGACGAGATGATCAAGCAATTTGTCAAGCTCGCGGACATCAGCCGCCGCGAGGGAGTGCTGGCGCTGCAGAACCAGGTCGCGGGAATTGAGAGCAAGTTCGTCGCCAACGCCCTGCAGCTCGTCATCGACGGAACCGACCCGGAGATCGTCAAACAGACCATGGAATACGAGATCATGGCGATCGACGCACGCCATGCCGAGGGCAAGCAGGTACTCGATCTGCTCGGCAAGTATGCCCCGGCCTACGGCATGATCGGCACGCTCATTGGTCTGGTCATCATGCTTCAGAACATGGACGACCCGAAGAAGATCGGCCCCGGTATGGCCGTCGCCTTGTTGACGACCATGTACGGCGCCGTGATGGCAAACATGGTGTGCCTCCCGCTGGCTGACAAGCTGAACAACACGCACTCGAGCGAGATGCTGAATCTGACGATCGCCCAGGCGGGCATCGCCGGGCTTCAGGCGGGCGAGAACCCGCGCATGCTCGAGTCGAAGCTGATGGTCTTCCTGTCACCCGGTGCGCGGGCAGCCGGCGTCAAGGCGGCTTGA
- the trpE gene encoding Anthranilate synthase component 1, with the protein MQGRPVHSYFPSLSQLQRLVGKGRTAPVYRRLLGDQLTPVSAFARLSAGAARAFLLESVVGGEKIARYSFVGASPRTVFLAKDQAATVFRDGAAPQSYHELADPLGELARLVDERRSATGAPAQDEVVALPRFTGGAVGFAAYDAVRYHEQLPAPPPDDRGLPDLDFGLYDEMVVFDHVNKTLLLVAHLPLEAPNLADAYRGACDRIDALAAKLNAGAVPLRTDFPLDAAPDLPFTSNVPRAQFEATVRRAIEYIRAGDIFQVVLSQRLRVPSAADPFDVYRALRVVNPSPFMFFLRTPDCVLIGASPEILCRVEDGTITNRPLAGTRRRGRTVEEDAALERELLADAKDRAEHIMLVDLGRNDVSVVSEPGTLRLTECMTVERYSHVMHLSSNITGRLAPDKSAIDALKAALPVGTVSGAPKVRAMQIIDELEPHRRGPYGGAVGYLDFAGNMDTCIALRTIVARPGAAGWDYDVQAGAGVVADSNPAAEWDETMNKARAMMRAIALATADPSVPRSRSD; encoded by the coding sequence ATGCAGGGACGGCCCGTGCACAGTTATTTTCCCAGTCTGTCGCAATTGCAGCGTCTCGTCGGGAAGGGCCGCACCGCGCCGGTTTATCGCCGCCTGCTTGGGGATCAGTTGACGCCGGTCAGCGCGTTCGCCCGATTGAGCGCGGGGGCCGCGCGAGCGTTTCTGCTGGAAAGTGTGGTCGGCGGCGAGAAGATCGCCCGGTACAGTTTCGTCGGCGCGAGCCCGCGAACCGTGTTCCTCGCGAAGGACCAGGCCGCGACTGTTTTTCGCGACGGCGCAGCGCCGCAGTCGTATCACGAGCTGGCCGATCCTCTTGGCGAACTTGCGCGACTCGTGGATGAGCGTCGATCGGCGACCGGCGCTCCGGCTCAAGACGAAGTTGTCGCGCTGCCCCGCTTCACAGGCGGCGCAGTGGGCTTCGCCGCCTACGACGCGGTCCGTTACCACGAACAGCTCCCCGCTCCCCCGCCGGATGATCGCGGTCTGCCCGATCTGGACTTCGGTCTCTACGACGAGATGGTCGTCTTCGACCACGTGAACAAGACGCTGCTTCTCGTTGCGCACTTGCCGCTGGAAGCCCCGAATCTCGCGGACGCTTATCGAGGCGCCTGTGACCGCATCGATGCGCTCGCGGCGAAGCTCAATGCCGGCGCCGTGCCGCTCCGCACTGACTTCCCGCTTGACGCCGCGCCCGATCTTCCATTCACAAGCAACGTCCCGCGCGCGCAGTTCGAAGCGACCGTTCGCCGCGCCATCGAGTACATCCGGGCCGGCGACATCTTCCAGGTTGTCTTGAGCCAGCGGCTGCGCGTGCCCTCGGCCGCCGATCCCTTCGACGTCTATCGTGCCCTGCGCGTTGTGAATCCCTCGCCGTTCATGTTTTTTCTTCGCACGCCCGACTGCGTGTTGATCGGGGCCAGCCCCGAGATTCTCTGTCGCGTCGAGGACGGCACGATCACCAACCGGCCGCTGGCCGGCACGCGTCGCCGCGGCCGCACCGTCGAGGAGGACGCCGCCTTGGAGCGGGAACTTCTCGCCGACGCAAAGGATCGCGCCGAGCACATCATGCTCGTGGACCTGGGACGAAACGATGTCAGCGTTGTGTCAGAGCCGGGTACGCTGCGCCTCACCGAGTGCATGACCGTCGAGCGCTACAGCCACGTCATGCACCTGTCGAGCAACATCACCGGTCGCCTCGCGCCGGACAAATCCGCGATCGATGCCCTGAAGGCCGCCCTGCCGGTCGGAACCGTCAGCGGCGCGCCCAAGGTCCGCGCCATGCAGATCATTGACGAGCTGGAGCCGCATCGCCGCGGGCCCTACGGCGGCGCGGTCGGCTACCTGGACTTTGCCGGGAATATGGACACCTGTATCGCCCTGCGCACGATCGTCGCCCGGCCCGGTGCGGCCGGCTGGGACTACGACGTGCAGGCCGGCGCGGGCGTCGTGGCGGACAGCAACCCGGCCGCCGAATGGGACGAAACGATGAACAAGGCGCGGGCCATGATGCGCGCCATCGCCCTCGCGACGGCTGATCCGAGCGTCCCGCGCTCCCGATCCGATTGA
- a CDS encoding UvrB/uvrC motif protein, which translates to MNMNCQVCKKQQATVHLTDIVQGEKQERHLCESCAQEEGVLPKAPAHVQLGELITGLVMNKTAIQQLADLSCPHCKLTFVEFRNQGQLGCPHDYDAFEKALVPLIERAHEGASHHIGKVPNRLNAPRAADDDLVRLRRELTRAVDSEQYEEAARIRDRIRRLEES; encoded by the coding sequence ATGAACATGAATTGCCAGGTCTGCAAGAAGCAGCAGGCGACGGTCCACCTGACGGACATCGTGCAGGGGGAAAAGCAGGAGCGTCACCTGTGCGAGAGCTGCGCGCAGGAGGAGGGCGTCCTGCCGAAGGCGCCGGCGCACGTGCAGCTCGGTGAGTTGATCACCGGTCTGGTGATGAACAAGACGGCGATCCAGCAGCTGGCCGATCTGTCCTGCCCGCATTGCAAGCTTACATTTGTCGAGTTTCGGAATCAGGGCCAGCTCGGTTGCCCACATGATTACGATGCCTTTGAGAAGGCGCTCGTGCCGCTGATCGAGCGCGCCCACGAAGGCGCGAGTCACCACATCGGCAAGGTGCCCAACCGCCTGAATGCGCCGCGCGCGGCCGACGACGATCTTGTGCGCCTGCGGCGCGAGCTGACCCGCGCGGTCGATTCCGAGCAGTACGAAGAAGCCGCCCGCATTCGTGATCGAATCCGGCGGCTCGAGGAAAGTTGA
- a CDS encoding 6-pyruvoyl tetrahydropterin synthase: protein MPHYELTLLAEFSAAHQLRLPDGSMEPLHGHNWQVEACIEGSGLAVSGWLADFTVLQPQLDAIVAELHDRHLNEHPAFAHINPTTEHVARHIAERLSVGIAHGLRVGWVRVWETRRCAASYHP from the coding sequence GTGCCGCACTACGAATTGACGCTGCTCGCCGAATTCTCCGCCGCGCACCAGCTTCGTTTGCCCGATGGCTCCATGGAGCCATTGCACGGCCACAACTGGCAGGTCGAGGCGTGCATCGAAGGGAGCGGGCTGGCGGTATCCGGCTGGCTGGCGGATTTCACGGTGCTCCAACCGCAACTGGACGCGATCGTGGCGGAGCTGCACGACCGGCACTTGAACGAGCATCCGGCCTTCGCACACATCAACCCGACCACGGAGCACGTGGCACGGCACATCGCGGAACGGTTATCGGTGGGGATCGCGCACGGGTTGCGCGTCGGGTGGGTCCGCGTGTGGGAGACGCGGCGTTGTGCGGCCAGCTACCATCCATAA
- the arfA gene encoding Peptidoglycan-binding protein ArfA codes for MALKKPAAPSGAPEWIVTYGDLMSLLLCFFVLLAAMANFDDDEQMMMTAMESIREALGAPGQRGWMPDNSVDFKSLLLMLQTLQLPPMPANYGYSDQASSIGKQYKVRKIRDGLEVTIGGRIGFEPNKSQPGPVALALLDQIAEKIRGYRNRVEIRGHTFAEPEDAGSHNDAIDLSFDRARAVRDRLIAKGVEPERLRLVAVGPYEPVVKEAVSESQQAENRRVEILVMQSTIEDYRKFSQSEATSQPAEPDSVQPPAATQP; via the coding sequence ATGGCACTGAAAAAGCCCGCCGCACCGTCGGGAGCACCGGAGTGGATCGTCACCTACGGCGATCTCATGTCGCTGCTGCTGTGTTTTTTCGTGCTGCTGGCCGCGATGGCGAATTTTGACGACGACGAACAGATGATGATGACCGCGATGGAATCGATCCGCGAGGCGCTGGGCGCGCCGGGCCAGCGCGGCTGGATGCCCGACAATTCGGTCGATTTCAAATCGCTCCTGCTCATGCTTCAAACCCTTCAACTGCCGCCCATGCCGGCCAATTATGGTTACTCCGATCAGGCGTCGTCCATTGGCAAACAGTACAAGGTACGCAAGATTCGCGATGGGCTGGAAGTCACCATCGGCGGCCGCATCGGCTTCGAGCCGAACAAGTCCCAGCCCGGTCCGGTCGCGCTGGCGTTGCTCGATCAGATCGCCGAGAAGATCCGCGGCTATCGCAATCGCGTGGAGATCCGCGGGCACACCTTCGCCGAGCCGGAAGACGCCGGTTCGCACAACGATGCCATTGATCTGTCATTTGACCGGGCGCGCGCCGTGCGCGATCGACTGATCGCCAAAGGGGTCGAGCCGGAGCGATTGCGGCTCGTGGCCGTGGGGCCTTATGAGCCGGTCGTGAAGGAAGCCGTGAGCGAATCGCAACAAGCCGAGAATCGCCGTGTCGAGATTCTCGTGATGCAGAGCACCATCGAAGACTACCGCAAGTTCTCGCAGAGTGAGGCGACCAGCCAGCCCGCCGAGCCGGACAGCGTGCAACCCCCGGCTGCGACGCAACCGTAA